The bacterium region GTGGTCGTCTCGACCCTGACGCAGGACGGCAGCGCCAAGGCCGTCGAGGCCCTCGCCTCGGGTGCCGTCGAGGTCGTGGGCAAGACCATGGACGACGACAAGCTCGAAGGCCTGATGCTGACCCTGGTCCAGAAGGTCCGCGCCGCCTCCCAGGCGTCGGTCGGCGCGCGCAGCTTCCGCGCGACCACGCGCCGGCCCCAGATCGTGGCCGACCCGCTGCCGAACCTGGGCGCGCCCGGCCGCCACATCGTCGCCTGCGGCTCCAGCACGGGCGGCACCGAGGCCCTCGCGGCCCTGATGTCGCGGCTGCCGGCCGACACGCCGGGCATGGTCCTGGTCCAGCACATCCCGCCCGGCTTCACGGCCCAGATGGCCGCGCGCCTGGACGGCCTGTCGGCCATGACCGTGCGCGAGGCCCGCGACGGCGACGTCCTCGCGCCGGGCCTGGCCCTGGTCTCGCCGGGCGACGTGCACATGCTCGTGCACCGCAACGGCGGCGGCTACCGGGTCGAGTTGCGCGACGGGCCCCGTGTGGGCCGCCACAAGCCGGCCGTCGACGTGCTCTTCCGCTCGGTGGCCCGGGCCGCCGGCGCCGACGCCGTGGGCGCCCTGCTGACCGGCATGGGCAAGGACGGCGCCGCCGGCATGCTCGAGATGCACCAGGCGGGCGCCTGGACCATCGCCCAGGACGAGCAGTCGAGCGTGGTCTGGGGCATGCCCCGCGCGGCCTACGAAATGGGGGCGGCCACCGAGGTCGTCGCCCTCGACCGGATCGCCGAACGCATCTGCCACGGCCTGAAGGCCCCGGTCGCCGTCTGACCACGGCACTCCCCGCCCTTCCGCGTCGCCGGACGAAACGGCCCGCCGGACATCCGGCGGGCCGTCGCGTTTCCGGTCCTCGTCTCGCGTCAGGGAGCGATCAGCGTGAGGGTCGCCTTCCCGAACTTGGTCTCGCCGACGTAGTCGACGCGCTTGCCGGGGTTCAGGATCCAGCCGACGAGGTCGTCCTCGGTGGGCACGACGTACTCGTAGGTCTTGGTCGGCGCGACATGGGGGTTCATGTCGATGTTGTTGAAGAGCGTGCGCAGGTTGTTCACGACCTCGGTCAGGGCCTCGACGATGGGCTGGTCGGCCTCGCCGTCCTGGGCCTGGTTCATGAGCTGGCTCTCCGGCAGCAGGATGAGCTTGCCGCCGATGTAGAGGGTGGCCGGCAGGTCGGTGACGATGGCGCCCTCGACCTTCTTGTTCTTCCCCTGCAGGAAGGTGATGTAGCAGCCTTCGTCCGGCGACGTCAGATCCCAGCCCTCGCCCTTGCGGAACACCGGCTTCTCGCCGATGAGCAGCTCGACGAGGTCGAGGATCTCCTTGGTCTTGGGGAACGTCAGCGGCACGGCCCTAGCCCTCCTGCCAGATCAGGATCACGTGGACCTCGAGATCGTCGGCGCCGCGCACCGTCTGGGCCATGCCCTGGATGCCGCTGGCGAAGAACTCGATGCAGCTCTTGCCTTCCATGAAGAGCGGCAGGCCCAGCTGCACGGCCTGTCCGGCGGCGGCCCGACTGGCCTTCAGCACGCCCGCGGCCACGTTGGCGATCTCGCCGAGGCCGTCGGCCATGTCCTCCATCTCGGGCTTCTCGTCCGCGTCCATGGCGAACAGGTTGCGCGTGAGGGCCTCGCAGCTGGGCTGGTTGCCCATCACCGCCAGGTTCCAGCCGCCCGTCTCGGACGTCAGCGCGATGCTGCTGCCGTACTTCACGTCGGCTTCGCGCGGGTCGGACGGGTTCGGGTCGACCTCGAGGTGCAGATCCATCTGGATCCGGCACGTGTCGACCACGGCCTTGACCGCTTCCTGCAGCACGGTCGCCGGCATGTGGCGGCCGGTCGCGCTCGCGAGTTCAGAAATTTTCGTGGTCATCAGCTGATTGCCTCCAACATTGTTGCCGTACTGCCAGATCAGGATGACCTGCAACGTCAGGTCATCGGGACCGGAAAGCCTCTGGCCGATGGCGTTCACTCCTCTGGGGAAATAGCGGATCCAGCTGTTGCCCTTCAGGAAGATGGGCAGCCCGAGCTGGTACTGTTCGCCCGCCGATTTCTCCCGCTTGGCCTTCCAAACCCCGGCGGCCACGTTGGGGATCTCGTTCAGGGCGTCACCCATGTCCGCCATGGGCGTGTCCTCGTCGATGTCCATCTCGAACAGCGCCCGCGTGAGGTGCTGGGCGACCGGCTCGGAGAAGACGGTGGCGAACTGGTAGTTCACCATGTCGTTCGTCAGGGCGAGCGTGCTGCCGTAGACCACATCCTCGGGATCGGGCGCGCCCGGCATCCCGTCGACGCTGAGTTTCACGTCGAACTGGATCTGGAAGGTCTGGATGACCGCCTCGACGGCCTCCTTGAGGGC contains the following coding sequences:
- a CDS encoding chemotaxis response regulator protein-glutamate methylesterase; protein product: MRNIRVLIVDDSPTVCSVFRRGLSRAEGIEVIGVAPDPFVARDMIVKDPPDVVTLDIEMPRMDGLTFLRKLMKHFPLPVVVVSTLTQDGSAKAVEALASGAVEVVGKTMDDDKLEGLMLTLVQKVRAASQASVGARSFRATTRRPQIVADPLPNLGAPGRHIVACGSSTGGTEALAALMSRLPADTPGMVLVQHIPPGFTAQMAARLDGLSAMTVREARDGDVLAPGLALVSPGDVHMLVHRNGGGYRVELRDGPRVGRHKPAVDVLFRSVARAAGADAVGALLTGMGKDGAAGMLEMHQAGAWTIAQDEQSSVVWGMPRAAYEMGAATEVVALDRIAERICHGLKAPVAV
- a CDS encoding chemotaxis protein CheX, yielding MSRIRRIEDPMDFMSKMEALKEAVEAVIQTFQIQFDVKLSVDGMPGAPDPEDVVYGSTLALTNDMVNYQFATVFSEPVAQHLTRALFEMDIDEDTPMADMGDALNEIPNVAAGVWKAKREKSAGEQYQLGLPIFLKGNSWIRYFPRGVNAIGQRLSGPDDLTLQVILIWQYGNNVGGNQLMTTKISELASATGRHMPATVLQEAVKAVVDTCRIQMDLHLEVDPNPSDPREADVKYGSSIALTSETGGWNLAVMGNQPSCEALTRNLFAMDADEKPEMEDMADGLGEIANVAAGVLKASRAAAGQAVQLGLPLFMEGKSCIEFFASGIQGMAQTVRGADDLEVHVILIWQEG